From a region of the Pecten maximus chromosome 18, xPecMax1.1, whole genome shotgun sequence genome:
- the LOC117316752 gene encoding LOW QUALITY PROTEIN: tRNA-splicing endonuclease subunit Sen2-like (The sequence of the model RefSeq protein was modified relative to this genomic sequence to represent the inferred CDS: deleted 1 base in 1 codon) produces the protein MSTRIGNPRKKRRVYVNREPPFPVPIATISGETANDKTWFYYTGELHGNHVAVKHSGDIDFLYKMGFFGKGSLSKSKPDFTSRSKSVDIQNVSGETTTVKLTKRRSYIRHMKWRKLEKQYAGSEISANDLVEYDSSVEVETLDEKMSTKITVLDSQDDKEIDQHPSPHRTLPAGPTVAATWEDTDEDFWASPAENRKKNFQTTEMGDWAETDEDFWGCASSSEGKPIDNENTVKVGSDIRSSPFKKEGVDVDVVMMKTESRLHDNNKPVESESRLCDNNKSVENESRLCDGGNNVRLESESISTKPGINEFNENHSDPLPLDRRKQIDENNFRNGTRESNDQSNMNNQGFDGQVFTSSHDDQETSEILETNRPLDRLCEEEEDEGDELVIEDSDSETEGRYRKISGRKWLPVLKKDAYPMKEFLHLSLEEAFFLSFGLGCLIVTDNEKTLDLQSLWTRFCETQQDFLPNYVVYHYFRSLGWVPKSGLKFGTDFILYKVGPPFYHGSYSVVVKMIDEEEMHVVPEVAGVKGRDFSWISLAGLNRITEHVAKELMLCYVIKPKGLTMEEMKSPRCLSKFKVQQIAVNRWIPSQERQEKVVEEMP, from the exons ATGTCTACACGTATTGGAAATCCACGCAAAAAACGGAGGGTTTATGTTAACCGTGAACCACCTTTTCCTGTTCCCATAGCAACTATTTCAGGGGAGACTGCCAATGACAAAACATGGTTTTACTACACAGGAGAGCTCCATGGTAACCATGTGGCAGTCAAACATTCAGGGGATATTGATTTCTTATACAAGATG GGTTTCTTTGGAAAAGGCTCTTTGTCCAAAAGTAAACCAGATTTTACCTCGCGTTCAAAGTCTGTGGACATTCAAAACgtgtcaggggagacaactacgGTTAAACTGACAAAAAGAAGAAG TTACATCCGTCACATGAAGTGGAGAAAGTTGGAAAAACAATATGCTGGTAGTGAAATATCCGCCAATGACCTTGTAGAATATGACAGTTCTGTGGAAGTCGAGACCCTAGACGAAAAGATGAGCACCAAAATTACAG TTCTTGATTCTCAAGATGATAAGGAAATCGATCAACATCCCAGTCCACACAGGACACTTCCTGCAGGGCCAACTGTAGCTGCAACCTGGGAAGACACTGATGAGGATTTCTGGGCATCTCCTGCAGAGAATCGTAAGAAAAATTTCCAAACCACTGAAATGGGAGACTGGGCAGAAACAGATGAAGATTTCTGGGGGTGTGCTTCTTCAAGTGAAGGAAAACCTATTGATAATGAAAACACTGTTAAAGTTGGAAGTGACATTAGAAGTTCCCCATTCAAAAAAGAAGGTGTAGATGTTGATGTTGTAATGATGAAGACTGAAAGTAGATTACATGACAATAATAAACCAGTGGAAAGTGAAAGCAGATTATGTGACAATAATAAATCAGTGGAAAATGAAAGTAGATTATGTGATGGTGGTAATAATGTAAGACTGGAAAGTGAAAGTATAAGTACAAAACCTGGTATAAATGAGTTCAATGAAAACCATTCTGACCCTTTACCATTAGATAGGCGGAAACAGATAgatgaaaataattttagaaATGGAACTCGAGAATCAAATGATCAATCTAATATGAATAATCAAGGATTTGATGGACAAGTTTTTACATCATCTCATGATGACCAAGAAACATCAGAAATATTGGAAACGAATCGTCCGCTAGATCGACTTTGTGAGGAAGAAGAGGATGAAGGAGATGAGCTTGTCATTGAAGACTCGGACAGCGAGACTGAAGGGCGATATAGAAAAATCTCAGGACGGAAATGGCTTCCAGTGTTAAAGAAAGATGCTTACCCAATGAAGGAATTCCTTCATCTCAGCCTTGAGGAG GCTTTCTTCCTCAGCTTTGGTTTGGGCTGCCTTATTGTGACAGACAACGAGAAG ACACTAGATCTACAATCGCTGTGGACGAGGTTCTGTGAAACTCAACAAGACTTCCTTCCCAACTATGTTGTATACCACTACTTCAGGAGTCTGGGATGGGTGCCAAAGTCGGGGCTCAAGTTTGGCACCGACTTTA tTCTCTACAAAGTTGGTCCGCCATTTTATCACGGTAGCTATTCTGTAGTAGTCAAGATGATCGATGAAGAGGAAATGCACGTCGTACCAGAGGTAGCAGGGGTCAAAGGTCGTGACTTTTCCTGGATCTCTTTAGCAGGACTTAATCGAATCACAGAACATGTTGCGAAG GAACTGATGCTATGCTATGTCATTAAACCGAAG GGCCTCACAATGGAGGAGATGAAATCTCCTAGATGTCTATCCAAGTTTAAAGTACAG caAATAGCAGTCAACAGGTGGATCCCATCACAAGAACGACAAGAGAAGGTGGTAGAAGAAATGCCTTAA